In Canis lupus dingo isolate Sandy chromosome 25, ASM325472v2, whole genome shotgun sequence, one genomic interval encodes:
- the MTERF4 gene encoding transcription termination factor 4, mitochondrial isoform X3: MAALGGQVLGGARTWARTWARTWAGLAAQPRGGQRRTAASRGGGRGARGPGARGEVAGALLAMGFSDAHVRGLLSVWRGARPRRVLDVVSELILLGLSPEHVCLALRSSPRLLDLPAAHAQRRSGYLRRLGLGEGKLKTLLLCCPEVFTMHQRDIENIVGVLKDKCLFTGQQVTRILHRCPYVLREDPGDLEYKFQSGLCDGAPACSVSAQRLCRRSRAGRPELSFPCRLASPPALAGTAGWAVEARQQVVLSLIVRSPGGEWPSDFGI; the protein is encoded by the exons ATGGCGGCGCTCGGCGGGCAG GTCCTCGGCGGGGCCCGCACCTGGGCCCGCACCTGGGCCCGCACCTGGGCCGGCCTGGCCGCGCAGCCCCGCGGAGGGCAGAGAAGGACCGCAGCGTCCCGCGGAGGGGGCCGCGGGGCTCGGGGCCCGGGCGCGCGGGGGGAGGTCGCGGGCGCCCTCCTGGCCATGGGCTTCAGCGACGCGCACGTCCGGGGGCTGCTCAGCGTGTGGCGGGGCGCGCGGCCTCGGCGGGTGCTGGACGTCGTTTCGGAGCTGATCCTCCTGGGCCTGAGCCCCGAGCACGTGTGCCTGGCGCTGAGGAGCAGCCCGCGCCTGCTGGACCTGCCCGCGGCGCACGCGCAGAGGCGCTCCGGCTACCTGCGGAGGCTCGGCCTCGGAGAAG GGAAACTGAAGACGCTGCTTCTCTGTTGCCCTGAAGTCTTCACCATGCACCAGAGGGACATTGAGAACATCGTGGGGGTTCTCAAGGACAAATGCCTTTTCACGGGACAACAGGTGACCAGGATTTTGCACAGATGCCCCTATGTTCTTCGGGAGGACCCTGGTGACCTCGAATACAAATTCCAG TCTGGCCTGTGTGATGGGGCGCCAGCCTGCAGCGTATCAGCGCAAAGACTTTGCAGGAGGAGCCGGGCGGGGCGCCCAGAACTCAGCTTTCCCTGCCGTCTGGCCTCGCCGCCCGCCCTCGCTGGCACCGCTGGCTGGGCCGTGGAAGCCAGACAGCAGGTCGTCCTCAGTTTGATTGTTAGGTCTCCGGGGGGCGAATGGCCCTCCGACTTTGGGATCTGA
- the MTERF4 gene encoding transcription termination factor 4, mitochondrial isoform X1, whose amino-acid sequence MAALGGQVLGGARTWARTWARTWAGLAAQPRGGQRRTAASRGGGRGARGPGARGEVAGALLAMGFSDAHVRGLLSVWRGARPRRVLDVVSELILLGLSPEHVCLALRSSPRLLDLPAAHAQRRSGYLRRLGLGEGKLKTLLLCCPEVFTMHQRDIENIVGVLKDKCLFTGQQVTRILHRCPYVLREDPGDLEYKFQYAYFRMGVKHADVVRTDFLQHSITKIKQRHVFLERLGRYQTPDKKGQTQIPNPLLKDILRVSEAEFLARTAHSSAEEFEVFKKLFAREEEEESERQMPDMQSLSLDEEDEEEEEEEDEEEEEEEDEDEEEWQ is encoded by the exons ATGGCGGCGCTCGGCGGGCAG GTCCTCGGCGGGGCCCGCACCTGGGCCCGCACCTGGGCCCGCACCTGGGCCGGCCTGGCCGCGCAGCCCCGCGGAGGGCAGAGAAGGACCGCAGCGTCCCGCGGAGGGGGCCGCGGGGCTCGGGGCCCGGGCGCGCGGGGGGAGGTCGCGGGCGCCCTCCTGGCCATGGGCTTCAGCGACGCGCACGTCCGGGGGCTGCTCAGCGTGTGGCGGGGCGCGCGGCCTCGGCGGGTGCTGGACGTCGTTTCGGAGCTGATCCTCCTGGGCCTGAGCCCCGAGCACGTGTGCCTGGCGCTGAGGAGCAGCCCGCGCCTGCTGGACCTGCCCGCGGCGCACGCGCAGAGGCGCTCCGGCTACCTGCGGAGGCTCGGCCTCGGAGAAG GGAAACTGAAGACGCTGCTTCTCTGTTGCCCTGAAGTCTTCACCATGCACCAGAGGGACATTGAGAACATCGTGGGGGTTCTCAAGGACAAATGCCTTTTCACGGGACAACAGGTGACCAGGATTTTGCACAGATGCCCCTATGTTCTTCGGGAGGACCCTGGTGACCTCGAATACAAATTCCAG TATGCCTACTTTAGGATGGGGGTTAAACATGCGGACGTGGTGCGGACCGACTTCCTGCAGCACTCCATAACCAAGATCAAGCAGAGACATGTGTTCCTCGAGCGCCTAGGGCGGTACCAGACCCCTGATAAGAAGGGCCAGACACAGATCCCCAATCCTTTACTCAAGGACATTCTGAGAGTCTCAGAAGCTGAGTTTCTGGCCAGGACAGCCCATTCTTCTGCTGAGGAGTTTGAAGTTTTTAAGAAGCTCTTTGCtcgggaggaggaagaggagtctGAGAGGCAGATGCCTGACATGCAGAGCTTAAGTCTAGacgaggaggatgaggaggaggaagaagaggaggatgaggaggaggaagaagaggaggatgaggacGAGGAGGAGTGGCAGTAG
- the MTERF4 gene encoding transcription termination factor 4, mitochondrial isoform X4 — MHQRDIENIVGVLKDKCLFTGQQVTRILHRCPYVLREDPGDLEYKFQYAYFRMGVKHADVVRTDFLQHSITKIKQRHVFLERLGRYQTPDKKGQTQIPNPLLKDILRVSEAEFLARTAHSSAEEFEVFKKLFAREEEEESERQMPDMQSLSLDEEDEEEEEEEDEEEEEEEDEDEEEWQ, encoded by the exons ATGCACCAGAGGGACATTGAGAACATCGTGGGGGTTCTCAAGGACAAATGCCTTTTCACGGGACAACAGGTGACCAGGATTTTGCACAGATGCCCCTATGTTCTTCGGGAGGACCCTGGTGACCTCGAATACAAATTCCAG TATGCCTACTTTAGGATGGGGGTTAAACATGCGGACGTGGTGCGGACCGACTTCCTGCAGCACTCCATAACCAAGATCAAGCAGAGACATGTGTTCCTCGAGCGCCTAGGGCGGTACCAGACCCCTGATAAGAAGGGCCAGACACAGATCCCCAATCCTTTACTCAAGGACATTCTGAGAGTCTCAGAAGCTGAGTTTCTGGCCAGGACAGCCCATTCTTCTGCTGAGGAGTTTGAAGTTTTTAAGAAGCTCTTTGCtcgggaggaggaagaggagtctGAGAGGCAGATGCCTGACATGCAGAGCTTAAGTCTAGacgaggaggatgaggaggaggaagaagaggaggatgaggaggaggaagaagaggaggatgaggacGAGGAGGAGTGGCAGTAG